Proteins found in one Penaeus vannamei isolate JL-2024 chromosome 29, ASM4276789v1, whole genome shotgun sequence genomic segment:
- the LOC113823144 gene encoding glutamine synthetase gives MAFQNLGTVPNKTVLDRYMRLELPEDKCQAMYVWVDGSGENLRSKTRTLNFIPKAPEELPIWNFDGSSTAQAEGSNSDVYLHPVALYRDPFRLGNNKLVLCETYKHDKTPTETNRRRKCVEVMTKAAAEHPWFGMEQEYTLLDIDNHPLGWPKNGYPGPQGPYYCGVGARKVYGRDVVEAHYRACLYTGINISGTNAEVMPAQWEFQVGPCEGITMGDDLWMARYLLHRVAEDFGVVVSLDPKPIPGDWNGAGMHTNFSTDAMRKPNGILAIETAIEKLGKVHAAHIRAYDPHGGKDNERRLTGLHETSSIHDFSAGVANRGASIRIPRGVAEEKTGYLEDRRPSSNADPYVVSERLVRTICLDES, from the exons ATGGCTTTCCAGAACCTAGGCACCGTCCCCAACAAGACGGTGCTCGACAGGTACATGAGGCTGGAACTCCCCGAGGATAAGTGCCAAGCCATGTACGTGTGGGTGGACGGCAGCGGGGAGAACCTGCGCTCGAAGACCAGGACCCTCAACTTCATTCCTAAGGCTCCTGAGG AGCTCCCCATCTGGAACTTCGACGGGTCGTCGACAGCCCAGGCCGAGGGCAGCAACAGCGATGTGTACCTGCACCCAGTGGCGCTCTACAGAGATCCCTTCAGACTTGGCAACAACAAGCTGGTGCTCTGCGAGACCTACAAGCACGACAAAACCCCGACGGAGACGAACCGTCGGCGGAAGTGCGTCGAGGTCATGACGAAGGCGGCCGCCGAGCACCCCTGGTTCGGCATGGAGCAGGAGTACACGCTGCTCGACATCGACAACCATCCCCTGGGTTGGCCCAAGAACGGCTACCCGGGGCCTCAGGGACCCTACTACTGCGGCGTCGGGGCAAGGAAGGTCTACGGGCGCGACGTAGTTGAGGCCCACTACAGAGCCTGCCTCTACACGGGCATCAACATCTCGGGAACCAACGCGGAGGTCATGCCCGCCCAGTGGGAGTTCCAGGTGGGGCCCTGCGAGGGCATCACGATGGGCGACGACCTCTGGATGGCAAGGTACCTCCTGCACAGAGTCGCCGAGGACTTCGGCGTCGTGGTGTCCCTGGACCCCAAGCCCATCCCCGGCGACTGGAACGGCGCCGGCATGCACACCAACTTCTCCACGGACGCCATGCGGAAGCCCAACGGCATTCTGGCCATCGAAACCGCGATCGAGAAGCTCGGGAAGGTCCACGCCGCCCACATCAGGGCCTACGACCCCCACGGAGGCAAGGACAACGAGCGCCGCCTCACGGGCCTCCACGAGACGTCGTCCATCCACGACTTCTCCGCCGGCGTGGCCAACAGGGGCGCCTCCATCCGCATCCCCAGGGGCGTGGCCGAGGAGAAGACGGGCTACCTGGAGGACCGCCGCCCCTCGTCCAACGCCGACCCCTACGTCGTGTCCGAGAGGCTCGTCCGCACCATCTGCCTGGACGAGAGCTAA